AGGACGGCGCCGAGGAAGGCGCGGTCGTGGCGCAGCGCCACCGTCTCCTTGTAGGCGACGGCGAGCACGTTGGAGAGGAACCGCGCGCTCATGCGCGCGCCTCCACGCTGGTCAGCGCCTTGCGCAGCAGCAGGGCGCCGAACAGGGCCAGCATGGCGATCTCCGGCAGCAGATCGGCGAGCCCCTCGCCGCGCAGGTAGATCGCCCGGCTGATGCGGATGTAATGGGTGGCCGGGAAGATCTCGGTCAGCCACTGCACCGGCAGCGGCATGTTGCGGATCGGGAAGGCGAAGCCGCTGAGCTGGACGAGCGGGATGCTGGTCAGCACCGTCTTCTGCACCGCCTCGGCGGCGGTGCCCGAGGTCGCCGAGATGATGAGGCCGAGGGCCAGCGACAGCAGCACGTAGAAGGACGACACGGCGACGAAGAGCAGCGCGCTGCCGTGCGGCCAGACGCCGAGCAGGAACCCGGCGGCGAGCACCATGAGGACGACGTCGAAGGTGAACACGCCGCCCAGCGGCAGCAGCTTGCCGAGCACGATCTCGAGCGCCGTCGCCGGCGTCACCTGCAACTGCTCGAAGGTGCCGCCGAGGCGCTCGTTCACCACCGACACGGCGGTGAGCAGGGTGGTGAGGAAGGTGAGGACGAAGCCGAAGGTGCCGGCCACCATGTACGGCACGCCGTCGAAGGTCGGATTGAAGAGCGCGCCGACCACGACCTCGACGCCGCCGCGCGCCGCCGCCGGCGGGCGCGTGGGTCCGCCGAGCGCGGCGACGCTGGCGGCGATGGTGCCGCGCAGCGCCGCCTCGGCGTTGCCGGCGAGGATCGTCTCGGCGCCGTCGTAGAGGATCTGGATGCGCGCCGCCGCGTCGCCGCGGCCGTCGCGCAGGGCGCGGTCGAAGTCGGGCGGGATGATCACCGCGGCGCTCACCTGGCCGGCGCGGAAGGCGCGGTCGATGGCGGCGCGCGACGGGTACGGGCGGAGAATGAAATCGCCGGTGGCGGCGATGTCGGACAGCACCCGGCGGCTGGCGCCGCTCTGCGACTGGTCGAAGACGCCGAGACCGAGATTCTTGGCCTCGGTGGACAGCGTGAAGCCGAACACCAGCAGCGCCGCCAGCGGCACGGCGATGAGCATGGCGAGGGTGAACGGGTCGCGCAGCGTCGCCCGCACCTCGCGCAGCATCAGGGTGAGGAGGCGGCGGCGGCTCATGCCGGCGCTCCGCGGCCGAGCAGGGCGCGGAAGACGTCGGCCATCGACGGCTGCGACACCTGCACCGGCGGCATGCCGTGCGCCCGCAGCACGGCGTCGAGCGCCGCCAGCGCCGGCGCCGTCATCGCGTCGATCGCCAGCTCGACGTCGCCGCCGTCGCCGCCGCCGATCGCGAAGCCGGCGGCGCGCAGCGCGGGCGTGGCGGCGGCGAGCGCCGCCGGCGGCGCGGCGATGCGGATGCGATAGCCGGGGGAGTAGCGGCGGCGCAGCTCCTCCGGCGCGGCATCGGCGATCAGGCGGCCGGCGTCGATGACGCAGGCCCAGTCGCAGTAGTCCACCTCCTCGAGGAAGTGGGTGGTGACGAAGACGGTGACGCCGGCGTCGCACTCCTCCTGGATGCGTTCCCAGAAGTTGGCGCGGTTGTGCACGTCGACGCCGGCGGTCGGCTCGTCGAGGAACAGCACCCGCGGCTGGTGCAGGATGGCGACGGCCAGGCCGGCGCGCTGGCGAATGCCGGCGGGGAGGTTCTCCGGCCGCTCGGCCTCGGCCTCGGCGAGGTCGAAGCGTTCGCGCAGCGCCTCCCAGCGCCGTTCGAGGTCGGCGCCGGCGAGGCCGCCGAGGCCGGCGTAGAACTCGACGTTCTCGCGCAGCGACAGGCCCTGGTAGAGGCTGACCTTCTGCCCCATGTAGCCGACGTGGTCGCGCACCCGGCGCGGGGTGGCGATGACGTCGACGCCGTCGACGGTGATCGCGCCGCCGGTCGGCTCGAGCAGGCCGATGAGCATGCGGATGGTGGTGCTCTTGCCCGACCCGTTGGCGCCGAGGAAGGCGAAGATGCTGCCGCGCTCGACCGTGAGGTCGAGGGCGTCGACGGCGGTGAAGTCGCCGAAGCGCTTGCTCAGCCCGCGGGCGACGATGATCGGCGCGCTCACGCCGTCGCCCCGCGGCGCGCCAGCGCCAGCAGCGTGGTCTCGGTGTCGAGGGCGGCGCGCTCGGCGACGTGCACCGGCGACGGCAGCGCCGCCAGGTCGGCGAGCACGCGCTCCGCCCCCGGCGTCCGCGGGCCGGGCACCTCGATGCGCGCATAGCGGCCGCTGGCGCGGGCGTCGTCGACGTACGGCAGCGCCCGCGCCGCCGCCGCGATGGCGCGCGGGTCGTCGCCCCAGGCGCGGTAGAGCTCGATCGCCAGCCCGGCGCGCAGCTCGCGCGGCGTGCCGTTCGCCACCACCCGCCCGGCATCGAGGTAGACCAGCCGCTCGCAGGCCTCGACCTCCTCGAGGTAGCTGGTGCTGATGAGGATGAGGCTGCGGTCGCGCCGCTCGCGCAGGATGGCCCAGATGTCGTCGCGCGCCACGACGTCGACCCCGGCGGTCGGCTCGTCGAGCAGCAGCAGCGCCGGGTCGGGCAGCAGCGCGCAACTGATCGCCAGCTTCTGTTTCATGCCGCCCGACAGCGCCGCCGCCGGCCGCGCCGCGAACGGCGCCAGGCCGGTGCGCGCCAGCAGCGCCTCGGCGCGGGCGGCGAAGACGTCCTCGGGCAGCCGGTGCAGCCGGGCGGTGAAGCGCAGGTTCTCCGCCACCGACAGCTCGCGCGGCAGGCTGAACGCCTGCGGCACGTAGCCGATCTGCGCCTTCAGCCCGCGCACCTCGCGGCGCAGATCGACGCCGAGCACGGTCGCCGCGTCGGCCTCGACCTCGAGCAGCCCGGCGAGAGCGCGCAGCAGCGTCGTCTTGCCCGCCCCGTCGGGCCCGGTGACGCCGACCACCTGCGCGCCGGCGATCGCCAGGTCGACGCCGGCGAGCCCGACGCGGGCGCCGAAGCGCTTGCGCAGGTTGCGCAGGCTGATGCGTGGGACGTCGTTCATCGGATCGCCGCGCCGCGCCGCCCCGCGTCAGGGCTCGAGATACACGTTGCCCTCGGTGCCCGGCCGGAAGCGCTCGACGCCCTCGAGGATCCGCACCTTGGCCCGGTACACCTGACCGATGCGGTCGTCGCGGGTCTCGATCTTCTCGGGCGTGAAGTTCGCCTTGTCGGCGAGGAAGCTGATCTCGCCCGGCACCCGGTGGCCGGGCGTGCTGTCGAGCTCGATCGCCACCCGCTGGCCGATGCGGACGTGGGCGAGATCGGCGACCGGCACGTAGATCTGCACGTACTGGTCGGTGGGATCGAGCAGCGCCAGCAGCGGCGTGCCCGGCTGCGCCAGCTCGCCGGGCCAGATGAACTGCGTCTCGACCCGGGTCGGCACCGGCGGCGCCTGCACCTGGTACTTGTCGTGGGTGACGCGCAGCTCGTCGAGGCGGCGCTCGGCGAGCTCGCGTTGCTGGCGCAGCACCTCGAGCTGATGGCGGGCGACCGCCACCGTGCCCGCCTCGGCCTCTGCGCGCGCCAGCAGGTCGCGGGCGCGGTCGCGGGTCGCGTTCGCCTGGTCGCGCCCGGCGCGCGCCTCGTCGAGCAACTGCTGGGTGCTGGCGCCGGTGCCGATCAGCTCGCGCTCGCGGGAAAAGGTCTGCTCCGCCAGGGTGGCGCCGGCCTCCGCCGTGCGCAGCTCGGCCTGGCGAGCGCTGACGTCCTGCGTCCAGGTCCGCTCGAGGGTCGCGACCTGCTCCTCCTGGCGGCGGATCTCGGCGTCGGTCACCCGCAGCCCCTGCTCGCTGGCGGCGATGCTGGCGGCGATGTCGCGGTCGTCGAGGCGGACGATGACGGCGCCGGCCGGCACCTGGTCGCCCTCGGCGAACGCGACCTCGAGCACGCGGCCCGGCACCTCGCTGCGGATGACGCGCTCCTCGCCCTCGACGACGCCGGTGTAGTGCGGCGGCCGATGGTCGCGGCGCCACACCAGCACGACCGCGGCCGCCACGGCGACCGCGAGCAGCGCGGCGACGAGCACGAAACGGCGGGGCATGTTCACTCCCTTCCCGGGGCGACGAGCGCCTCGAACGGCTCGCCGGTGAGCTGCTGCACCTCGGCGCGCCGGGTCTGCGCCTGGTACAGCGCGGTGGCGAGCACAGCGCGCTGCTCGGCGAGCAGGCGCTGCGCGTCGAGCACGTCCTTGCTCTGCGCCCGACCGACCGCGAACATCTGCCGGCGGATGCGCAGGTTCTCCTCCGCCTGGCCGATGGCGGTGGTGGCGGTGTCGAGCGCGGCCAGGCGCTCCTCGGCGCTGCGCAGGGTCGCGCGCAACGCCTGCTCGAGGGTGCGGAGCTGCGCCTGGAGCTGGACCTGGTTCTCGTCGATCGCCAGGCGCGCCGCGGCGATGCGCTCCTCGCGCTGGGTGTCGGTGCCGAGGTCCCAGCGCATGCCGGCGAAGCCGGAGCCGATCTGGTTCGGCTGGAACAGGTTCGAGGTCGAGTAGTCCATCGCGCCGCCGGCCTCGAAGCGCGGCAGGCGGCTGCGCTCGAGCGCGCTGAGCTCGGCCTCGAGCTGGCGCTGGCGCTCGAACAGCGCCGTCAGCAGCGGGTTGTGCTGCTGCGCCTGGCGCAGGGCGTCGTCGACGGCGGGCAGCGCGGGACGGGCGCGCAGGTCGGCGACCGCGGTGGGCGCGTCGACGTCGACGCCGATGGCGTCGTTGAACGCCCAGCGGGCGCGCTCGACCTCGACGTCCTCGCGCATCCGCCGCTGCTCGGCGTTGCGCAGCACCACGTCCACCTCGAGCACCTCGTTCTTGGTCACCTGGCCGGCGGCGAAGCGCGCCTGGGCGTCGGCGAGCTGGCGGCGGTAGAGCGCGATGGTCTCGTCGGTCACCTCGCGCAGGCGCTCGGCGGCGAGCCGGTCGAAGTAGGCGCGGGTCACCGCCAGGTCCTGCTCGAGCTCGACCGCCCAGCGCTGCGCCGCGGCGCCGCGATAGCCGGCCTGCGCCGCCGCCAGTTGCTGCCGCAGCTCGCCGCTGAGGTCGAGCGGCAGCAGGACCTGCGCGTTGACGGTGCCGGCGTCGCTGTCGCTGAGCACGACGTCGAAGGACGGCGGCGTCGTCCCCGGCGGGAATACGCCGGGTGGAATCTGCACGTGCGTCGAGCGCACGTCGCTGTACCAGGTGTAGCGCGCGCCCGCGGTGGTGGTCGGGAACAGCCGGCCGCGCGCCGCCAGCGCCTGGCGGCGGGCGATGCCGACGCGCAGCGCCTCCGCCTGCATGGCGCGGTTGCCGCCGCGCGCCTCGGCCAGCGCCGCGGCGAGACTGTAGACGGTCGGGCTCGGCGCCGGCGTCGGCGCCGCCAGCGGATCGACGACGCCGGCCTGCGGCGCCAGGGCGCGCACCGCCTGCCGGCGCCGCGCCGCGCTCCAGCCGCCGTCGCCCTCCGGCCGCCAGACGTCGCGCACCGCCGTGCAGCCGGCGAGCGCGGCGACCAGCAGCACCCCGCCCGCCCTCATCGCCGCCCCCCCCGCGCGGGCGCGGGACGCAGGGCCCGCATGCCGCCGAGCGAGAAGGTGGCGATGTGGTCGGCGATCGCCGCCAGTCCGGCGTGGTCGAGCCGCAGTCCGGGGCTGAGGTGCGGAAAGGCCGGCAACTGCGTGCGGTAGAAGAAGACCTGGCCGACGATGCTGAACATGCAGCGCTCGACGGCGTCCCGCGGCAGCGCCGGCTCGAGCCGGGCGATGATCTCCTCGGTCTCGCGCTTCATCGGCTCGATGAACTGGCGGACGATGTGCGGCAGCGCCGCGCTCGGATCGCACATCTCGCGCAGCATCAGCGTCCCGTGCAGCCCGGGAGGGGGCCCCATCAGCACCTCCAGCATGGCGGCGATGCGCGCCCGCAGCAGCGCTTCGAGCGCTGCCCGACCGGGCTTCGCGCCGGCCGGGAGCCGCGCCCCGCGCCGTTCCAGGGCCGCGGTGATGGCATCGAACTGGGCCCGCAGCACCTCGAGGTACAGGTCGTCCTTCGCCCCGAAGTGGTAGTGCGCCGCCGCCAGGTTGACCCCCGCGCGCTGCGCGATGTCGCGCGCCGTCGTGCCGTGGAACCCGTGCGCCGCGAACAGCTCGCTCGCCGCCTCGATGACGCGGCGCCTGGTGTCCGGGTGGCGGCCGGCGCGGGGAGATCGCAGGGTGGCGCTCATTTCGAACAGATGTTTAAAACAGACGTTGGAGGGCGGTCAAGGCGATGCCGCCGCGGCGCGCGGGCGCGCCGGTCGCCGGCGGGGCCGCGGGGCTCAGGGCGCCGGCGGGAAGCGGACGTACTCGTCGATGAGCTGCTGGGCGAGCGCGGTGGGCGGGGGCCGGTCGCCGTCGAGGCGGCCGCGCGCCCGCAGGTCGTCCACCAGGGTGTCGAGGATGGCGTCGAGGGCGAGGTCGTCGCGGTGCTGGCGCCAGGCGTCGCGCTCGCCGGCATCCGCGAAACAGTAGGCCTTCCAGGACACGGAGAAGCGCAGCTCGTCCCAGGCGTAGCGGGCGACGACGGCGGCGCCGTCGCGGATCGACCAGCGGCCGGCGCCGTCGAACACCAGGTGCATGCCGGGGCGCAGCGGCGCCATCTCGCCCGCGCAGGCGACGCGATCGACGCCGTGGAACACCGAATCGGTGTCGAGCAGGATGGCGCTGTTGCGCCGCGCCGGCAGCGCCACCGCCGGCCCCTCGGCGCCGTCCGGATAGAAGACGAAGTCGCCGCCCCGGCAGGCGCTGAACCAGGCGACGCCGGTGACGATCGGCATGCGCCAGGCCTCGAACAGGCGCGAGTGGTGCATCACCACCATGAGCCACTGCGGGAAGCGCTTGCGGTTGGCGCCGCGGAATTCCGGCACGTCGGTGTGGATCGCCAGCTCCTGGCCGGGGACGAGGATGTTGGCGTAGACGATCGCCGGCTCGATCAGCGGCCGCCCGTGCACGGCGCGGGCGGCCGCCAGGAAGCCCTCGTGATGGAGAAACGGCTCGATGCCGGGCAGGCGGACCTCGTCGCCGTAGGCGTACTCCTCGCGGAAGTAGTTGGTGCGCGCCGCCAGGACGCGCAGCGGCTCGCGCCGACCGGAGCGGCCGCCGCTGCGGATGAAGTTCATCACCGCGTCGTGGCGCTGCGCCAGTCCCTCGCCGATCTCGGTCGGCGACGCCTCCTGCGAGTACATGCCGTAGCGGCCGAAGCGTTCGCACAGCCGCACCATCGCGTCGGCCTGCGCCGGCGCGAGCAGCGGATCGAAGCGCTGGTAATGGTGCGCCATCGCTCACTCGACGCCGCGCAGGGTCGGGGCGATGCCGGTGCTGCCGTGATCCATGCCGGCCGCGGCGTACAGCGCGCCGCCCATGCCGAGTTTCTCGGCGGTGCTCGCGCCGGCGGCGACGAGACCGCCGTCGGCGACCAGCGCCTCGCCGGTGACGAAGCGGGCGTCGTCGCTGGCGAGAAAGAGGGCGACGCCGGCGATGTCCTCGGGCCGGCCGGCGTCCGGCCAGGGCTGGCAGCGCGCCGCGAGCGGCGCCATCGCCGCCTCGTCGCCGCGGTGCACGAGCGGCGTCAGGATCAGCCCGGGGCAGATGGCGTTGACGCGGATGCGCTGCGGCGCCAGCTCGACGGCGACGGCGCGGGTCAGGTTGATGACCGCCGCCTTGGCCGCCGAGTAGGCCTGCGGCCCGTCGCCGCCGGAGAGCCCGGCGATGGAGGCCGTGTTGATGAAGCAGCCGCCCTCGCCCTGCGCCTTCATGATGCGGGCGCCGTGCTTCATGCCGAGGAAGACGGCGCGCACCAGGACGGCGAAGGTCTGGTCCCACTCCTCGGCCTCGAGGTGGGTGATCGGTCCGAAGGCGCCGGCGACGCCGGCGTTGTTGCAGACGCAGTCGAGGCGGCCGAACGCGGCGGGCGCGGCCTGCACGGCGGCGGCGACGTCGGCCTCGCGGGCGACGTCGGCGGGCACGAAGCGGATGCGCTCGCCGGCGCCCGCCTGGCGCGCCAGCGCCATCGTCGCCTCGCCGCTCGCCGGGTTCAGATCGGCGATCACCACCCGCGCGCCCTCGGCGAGAAAGCGCAGCGCCGTCGCGCGCCCGATGCCGTTGCCGCCGCCGGTGATCACCGCCACTTTGCCGTCGAGTCGTCCCGCCATGGTGCCGCCTCCTTCACATGCCGCGCTGGACCGGCGCAAGGTTGACTGCCATGTACCCTGTCGGCGCCGCGGCGCCGAGAGCCTGCATGCGCTACGAGCTGTTCGTCGCCCTCCGCTACCTGCGCGCCAAGCGGCGCGAGGCCTTCATCTCGCTCATCACCTGGATCTCGACCCTCGGCATCGCCATCGGGGTGATGACGCTGACCATCACGCTGGCGGTGATGACCGGCTTCGAGGGCGACCTGCGCGACCGCATCCTGGCCTTCAACCCGCACGTCTCGATCTGGGGGCAGCTCGGCTCGATCGCCAACCCGGCGCAGGTGGTGAGCACGGCGCGCGCCGTGCCCGAGGTGGTCAGCGCCGAACCCTTCGTCTACGGCCAGCTCATGCTGTCGACGCCGAGCGAGTTCGCCGGCGTGCTGGTGCGCGGCATCCGGCCCGACGGCGCCGGCGCCGACGACCTGGCGGCGCGGCTGCGCAGCGGCTCGATCGCGGATCTCGGCCGCACCGTCGCGGTGCCGCTGGGCGAGGGGCGCGGCGCCACGGCGCAGTTGCCCGGCATCATCCTCGGCACGGCGCTGGCGGAGAAGCTGAAGGTGCACGTCGGCGAGGCGGTGAGCGTCGCCGCCGCCGCCGCGGGCACGGCCGGCGTGCCGCGCCTGCGCCGCTTCGCGGTGGTCGGCGAATTCAGCTCCGGCATGCCGGAGTACGACAGCGGCCTCGCCTACATCGCGCTCGCCGACGCGCAACGGCTGTACGACATGGACGGTTCGGTGACCGGCGTCGAGATCAAGCTGCGCGACCTCTACCAGGCCAACCGCGTCGCCGGCCAGCTCGCCGCCACGCTCGGCATCGGCTACCGCGTCCGCGACTGGATGGCGGCGAACAAGAACCTCTTCGGGGCGCTGGCGCTGCAGAAGTCGGTGTATTCGATCGTGCTGCTGCTGATCGTGCTGGTCGCCGCCTTCACCGTCCTGGCGACGCTGGTGATGGTGGTGATGGAGAAGCGGAAGGACATCGCGATCCTCAAGTCGATGGGCGCCAGCGGCGGCAGCATCGGCCGCATCTTCATCTACAAGGGCCTGATCATCGGCGGCATCGGCACGCTGCTCGGCAACCTCGGCGGCATCGGCGGCTGCTGGCTGCTGAAGAACTACCAGGTGGTCGAGCTGCCGAAGGACGTGTTCTTCGTCAACACCGTGCCGGTGCAGGTCCATGCGCCGTACTTCGTCGCCGTCACCGCCGCGACGCTGGCGATCTGCCTGCTGGCGACGCTCTACCCGGCGCGCAAGGCGGCGCGCCTCGCGCCGGTGGACGTCATCCGCTACGAGTGAGGCGCGTCCCGCTCCGTCTGGCGCGCGCGGCGCTGCTGGTCGCCGGCGCCCTGCTGGCCAGCGCCTGTCCGCGCGCCGCGCCGGCGCCGGATGCGGCGCGCGCGCCGCGGCGCGTCGAGCTCGATCCCGCCGATCCCGCCCGCCTGCTGGTCGTGGAGCGCGGCGGCGGGGTCGGCATCTGGCGCGTCGACGACGCGGCGGCGCCGCGCGGCGAGCGGTGGCTCGATGCGCGGGCGACCGACGCGCGCTTTCTCGCCGGCGGGCTCGGCGTCGTCAGCGGCGGCGCCGACGGCCGCGTGCGCCGCTGGTCGAGGGACGGCCGCGACATCTGGACGAGCGCCGCCGGCGCGCCGATCCGCGCCCTCGCCGCGAGCCCGGATGCGATCGCCGCCGCCGGCGAGGACGGCCGCATCCGGCTCTGGACGCTCGCCGGCGCGCCGGCCGGCGAGCTCGCCACCGACGCCGGCATACTGCTCGCCGTCGCCTGGTCGCCGCGCGGCGACTGGCTGGCGGCCGAGGGCGCCGACACGCGGCTCCGGCTGTGGCGGCGCGACGCGGCGGGCGGCGCCTTCGTGGCCGTGGCGACGTTCCGCCCGATCGACGCGCGCTACGCGCAGCTCGTCCCCAACCTGGTGCGCCACGACGTCGCCTGGGGCTGGGACCGCTCGCTCGCCTTCGCGCCCGACGGCGCGTCGCTGATCGCGGCGGACTTCGGCGGCGCCGTGGAACGCTGGCGCCTGAACGGCGAGCGCGACGGCGCCCTGCCCTCCGCCGGGCCGCACCACATCCGCGCCCTCGCGGTGGCGCCCGACGGCCGCGTCGCCGCCGCCGCGCACGACGGGACGCTCCGCGTCTGGCCCGCCGACGGCGGCGAGCCGGCGGCGTGGCCGGGGCACGAGGGCAGCGCGACCGGCATCGCCTTCGCGGCCGACGGGAGCCGCCTGGCGAGCGCCGGCCTCGACGGCCGGGTCGTGCTGTGGCGGAGCGACGGCGAGCGCCTCGGCGCGCTGCCGTCGGCGCGGTGACCACGCCTTGGAGCGCCGCGCTCCCCGCGGCCGCGCGATGCCAGGGCGCGCGGCGCCGGCGGCGCGGAGGCGCGGCCCCTCCCGGCGGTGGCGGATCACATGTTGAGGCTGGCGATCTGCATCAGGAAGCCCATGTCGCCCTCGACCTTGATCTTGCCCTGCATGAACAGCATCTGGCCGTTCTGGCTGCCGTCCTGCATCCCGACGTAGTCGGCGATCGCCATCCGCAGCAGGGTGCGCGGCGCCGGCGCGCCGTTGAAGCACAGCTCGACCTTGAATGGATCCTTGTCGGCGCGCGCCAGCTCGAGCGCCATCGTGCCCTTCAGCGCCTTGGCGCGGCCGCTGTTGTCCGGACGGCCCGGGCGGTTGGCCGGCAGGATGATGCCCAGGGTGGCGCCGTTGCGGTTCAGCACGGCGTCGCGCCAGTCGTCGACGCCGAGCGTGACGGCCAGGTTGGCGTCCTTGGCGCCCGCGCTGACCTGCATCTGCCCGTTCGCGATCGTCGCGTGCCAGGCGCCGCCGCCGTCGCCGGTGAGCGTGAACTGGATGGCGAAATCGCCCGGCGCGGCGGCGCCGCCGTCGCTCTGTGCCTGGAAGCCCAGCGGCAGCAGTTGCTCGAAGAACTGCTGCGGCGTGACGTCCTCGGAGACCTGTGGTGCGTCGGCCATGGATGTGTCCTCCCCCTACGAGTGTGGCGTCGGTCGTGATCGGCTGCGACGTCCCTCGTGCCATGCCGCGCCGCCGCGGGCAACGGCCGCGGCGCCACTGGTCGCATGCCGCCGCCGTGTCGCCGCGGGGCGCGCCGAACCGGCGGTCGGCTGCAACCGGCTCGGCTTTCCGCTAGGCGACCGGCGATGGCCGACGAGCTTCCCGCCCGCCTGCGCGTGCTGTCGGCGAACCTGTGGAACGGCGTCGCCGACGCCGACGGGTTCGCCGCCCTCGTCGAGCGCGTGCGGGCCGACGTGGTCGCCGTGCAGGAGCTGACCCCGTGGCAGGCGGACGCCCTGCGCCGCCGCCTGCCGCACGGCCTCCTCGAACCGGCGACCGACTACACCGGGATGGGCATCGCCGCGCGCGTGCCGCTGGCCGTGCGCCGGCTGCCGCTGCCGCGGCGCGACGCGCGGCTGGCGGAGCTGCGGCTGGGGACCGCCGACGGCGCCTCGGTCGCGGTCGAGCTGCTCAACCTCCACGTCCTGGCGCCGCACACGCTGCCGACCTGGAAGACCGTCGCCGGCCGGCGCGGCCAGTGGCGCGGCCTCGAGCGCCATCTGCGCGCCAACCCGCAGCGGCCGCGGATCGTCGTCGGCGATTTCAACTCGACGCCGCTCTGGCCCTTCTACCGCCGGGTCGCCGACCACCTGCAGGACGCGGCGCTGATCCACGCCCGCCGCCGCGGCGGCCGGGCGGCGCGCACCTGGGGCCCGTGGGCCGGCGCGCCGCGCCTGCTGCGCATCGACCACGCCTTCGTCCAGCACCTGGAGGTCTTCGACTTCGCGGTCGTCGAGGTGCCGAGCGGCGACCATTCGGCGGTGCTGGTGGAGATCGGCGCGCGGGGCGCGAGCCGCTCGGGCGCCGCCGCTCCTTGATCCGCCGTCCCGGGCCGCGCTATCCGGCCGCGTGCCGCGCTTCTCGGTCTCGCAGATCACGACCCTGCACTGGCCGTTCGAACGCGACGTCGAGGCCGTCGCGGCCGCCGGCGCGCCCGGGATCGGGATCGCGATCCGCAAGCTGGAGGCGGTGGGGATCGACCGGGCGGCGACGCTGCTGCGCCAACGTCGGCTGGCGGTCTCCTGCCTGACCTCGTCGGGCTGCTTCCCGCTCGGCGACGAGGCCGGCGAGCGCGAGGCGCTGGCGCGCACCCGCCGCCACCTCGAGGCGGCGGCGGACCTCGGCGCCGACTGCCTGATGGTGCTGCCGGGCGGCAACCCGGCGCTGAGCTGGGAGGAGGCGGCGGCGCGAGCGCGGCCGC
The genomic region above belongs to bacterium and contains:
- a CDS encoding ABC transporter permease, with the translated sequence MSRRRLLTLMLREVRATLRDPFTLAMLIAVPLAALLVFGFTLSTEAKNLGLGVFDQSQSGASRRVLSDIAATGDFILRPYPSRAAIDRAFRAGQVSAAVIIPPDFDRALRDGRGDAAARIQILYDGAETILAGNAEAALRGTIAASVAALGGPTRPPAAARGGVEVVVGALFNPTFDGVPYMVAGTFGFVLTFLTTLLTAVSVVNERLGGTFEQLQVTPATALEIVLGKLLPLGGVFTFDVVLMVLAAGFLLGVWPHGSALLFVAVSSFYVLLSLALGLIISATSGTAAEAVQKTVLTSIPLVQLSGFAFPIRNMPLPVQWLTEIFPATHYIRISRAIYLRGEGLADLLPEIAMLALFGALLLRKALTSVEARA
- a CDS encoding SDR family oxidoreductase, translated to MAGRLDGKVAVITGGGNGIGRATALRFLAEGARVVIADLNPASGEATMALARQAGAGERIRFVPADVAREADVAAAVQAAPAAFGRLDCVCNNAGVAGAFGPITHLEAEEWDQTFAVLVRAVFLGMKHGARIMKAQGEGGCFINTASIAGLSGGDGPQAYSAAKAAVINLTRAVAVELAPQRIRVNAICPGLILTPLVHRGDEAAMAPLAARCQPWPDAGRPEDIAGVALFLASDDARFVTGEALVADGGLVAAGASTAEKLGMGGALYAAAGMDHGSTGIAPTLRGVE
- a CDS encoding SCP2 sterol-binding domain-containing protein, translating into MADAPQVSEDVTPQQFFEQLLPLGFQAQSDGGAAAPGDFAIQFTLTGDGGGAWHATIANGQMQVSAGAKDANLAVTLGVDDWRDAVLNRNGATLGIILPANRPGRPDNSGRAKALKGTMALELARADKDPFKVELCFNGAPAPRTLLRMAIADYVGMQDGSQNGQMLFMQGKIKVEGDMGFLMQIASLNM
- a CDS encoding HlyD family efflux transporter periplasmic adaptor subunit; its protein translation is MPRRFVLVAALLAVAVAAAVVLVWRRDHRPPHYTGVVEGEERVIRSEVPGRVLEVAFAEGDQVPAGAVIVRLDDRDIAASIAASEQGLRVTDAEIRRQEEQVATLERTWTQDVSARQAELRTAEAGATLAEQTFSRERELIGTGASTQQLLDEARAGRDQANATRDRARDLLARAEAEAGTVAVARHQLEVLRQQRELAERRLDELRVTHDKYQVQAPPVPTRVETQFIWPGELAQPGTPLLALLDPTDQYVQIYVPVADLAHVRIGQRVAIELDSTPGHRVPGEISFLADKANFTPEKIETRDDRIGQVYRAKVRILEGVERFRPGTEGNVYLEP
- a CDS encoding ABC transporter permease; protein product: MRYELFVALRYLRAKRREAFISLITWISTLGIAIGVMTLTITLAVMTGFEGDLRDRILAFNPHVSIWGQLGSIANPAQVVSTARAVPEVVSAEPFVYGQLMLSTPSEFAGVLVRGIRPDGAGADDLAARLRSGSIADLGRTVAVPLGEGRGATAQLPGIILGTALAEKLKVHVGEAVSVAAAAAGTAGVPRLRRFAVVGEFSSGMPEYDSGLAYIALADAQRLYDMDGSVTGVEIKLRDLYQANRVAGQLAATLGIGYRVRDWMAANKNLFGALALQKSVYSIVLLLIVLVAAFTVLATLVMVVMEKRKDIAILKSMGASGGSIGRIFIYKGLIIGGIGTLLGNLGGIGGCWLLKNYQVVELPKDVFFVNTVPVQVHAPYFVAVTAATLAICLLATLYPARKAARLAPVDVIRYE
- a CDS encoding CerR family C-terminal domain-containing protein translates to MSATLRSPRAGRHPDTRRRVIEAASELFAAHGFHGTTARDIAQRAGVNLAAAHYHFGAKDDLYLEVLRAQFDAITAALERRGARLPAGAKPGRAALEALLRARIAAMLEVLMGPPPGLHGTLMLREMCDPSAALPHIVRQFIEPMKRETEEIIARLEPALPRDAVERCMFSIVGQVFFYRTQLPAFPHLSPGLRLDHAGLAAIADHIATFSLGGMRALRPAPARGGRR
- a CDS encoding TolC family protein; the protein is MRAGGVLLVAALAGCTAVRDVWRPEGDGGWSAARRRQAVRALAPQAGVVDPLAAPTPAPSPTVYSLAAALAEARGGNRAMQAEALRVGIARRQALAARGRLFPTTTAGARYTWYSDVRSTHVQIPPGVFPPGTTPPSFDVVLSDSDAGTVNAQVLLPLDLSGELRQQLAAAQAGYRGAAAQRWAVELEQDLAVTRAYFDRLAAERLREVTDETIALYRRQLADAQARFAAGQVTKNEVLEVDVVLRNAEQRRMREDVEVERARWAFNDAIGVDVDAPTAVADLRARPALPAVDDALRQAQQHNPLLTALFERQRQLEAELSALERSRLPRFEAGGAMDYSTSNLFQPNQIGSGFAGMRWDLGTDTQREERIAAARLAIDENQVQLQAQLRTLEQALRATLRSAEERLAALDTATTAIGQAEENLRIRRQMFAVGRAQSKDVLDAQRLLAEQRAVLATALYQAQTRRAEVQQLTGEPFEALVAPGRE
- a CDS encoding ABC transporter ATP-binding protein, which gives rise to MNDVPRISLRNLRKRFGARVGLAGVDLAIAGAQVVGVTGPDGAGKTTLLRALAGLLEVEADAATVLGVDLRREVRGLKAQIGYVPQAFSLPRELSVAENLRFTARLHRLPEDVFAARAEALLARTGLAPFAARPAAALSGGMKQKLAISCALLPDPALLLLDEPTAGVDVVARDDIWAILRERRDRSLILISTSYLEEVEACERLVYLDAGRVVANGTPRELRAGLAIELYRAWGDDPRAIAAAARALPYVDDARASGRYARIEVPGPRTPGAERVLADLAALPSPVHVAERAALDTETTLLALARRGATA
- a CDS encoding ABC transporter ATP-binding protein — encoded protein: MSAPIIVARGLSKRFGDFTAVDALDLTVERGSIFAFLGANGSGKSTTIRMLIGLLEPTGGAITVDGVDVIATPRRVRDHVGYMGQKVSLYQGLSLRENVEFYAGLGGLAGADLERRWEALRERFDLAEAEAERPENLPAGIRQRAGLAVAILHQPRVLFLDEPTAGVDVHNRANFWERIQEECDAGVTVFVTTHFLEEVDYCDWACVIDAGRLIADAAPEELRRRYSPGYRIRIAAPPAALAAATPALRAAGFAIGGGDGGDVELAIDAMTAPALAALDAVLRAHGMPPVQVSQPSMADVFRALLGRGAPA